From Danaus plexippus chromosome 11, MEX_DaPlex, whole genome shotgun sequence, the proteins below share one genomic window:
- the LOC116765560 gene encoding netrin receptor UNC5B-like isoform X1: protein MARGSVLLLLWVVAVLADKHDEQSSTEPEHTTSAQTPPIPLRPEYTHPAGVEALDPYNSEKNNPVPHHRDYLEEDYDHETRKEDEHENREDADELPSLSGDHLLHSSTDDLPMFLLEPQNAYVVRNKPAMLRCRAANALQVYFKCNEVRSVGSTQFEFVDPQNGIRIVEAECNVTRDHLEEYFGEDRFSCTCHAWSSRGDIKSQPAIVELAYLKKQFVLSPSPTSVEAGSAASLRCSPPAGAPTPRISWLKHGMPLQPDHNVLISAEGNLLITRATQQDMANYSCVAENIAGKRVSEAATLTVYVNGGWSSWGPWTQCRCNGHIAGQRRTRSCTEPHPLNGGAPCQGQSVQKTADCVLCQSDGFNVDLQVYDNTQQLLIASPGRWGVWTEWSVCGSDCRQTRRRSCAGDACSGAQVQHADCVGDYCGVHGVAAHSDIPLYIGIAVAVVVFLAGAAVVYKLLQRKTRDHSLYTMTRTDFQPEIYPTVEKQSLSLAPDLMQHRPPRYEHPQPDPRTEHHYDVPHLTNSYASPVDHQVTPCASSKGQSDEYDSKPYTESEHSASSCFTSSGSMYDAANESVTLQLAELVSNSPISQSLSVSSSGARLALPAAGVALSIPEGAVSRGRREQIYVAVVKDDRYRSRLGKGITQLSPVVKCGPPRLQLNKSVILQIPHCASLKHGFWNLALYAIDHNNAKADTHPQWKKVVSLGQETINTPVFTQLDSEKIYLVTDMLSTFVLVGESFNGKAVKTLQLAIYAPAMITDSCTEFNIRLYIFEDTPCAPYYCQEQEKKLGGVLLERPKTLLFQDGGSNLCLNLEHLSPGWKAKPGIGYQEIPFNHVWGSNYNALHCSFALERTYDCDNIDFTISACQRTNPSYKQTFRILIDDLRSRSPRGRSPRESQRSFNITENLLEARMCRSDEGSDGNLKRNVTVNETGVNECAESPFKLSVRVKRQLCAILDPPNARGNDWRALAARLGVDRYTTWFATKSSPTEAILELWECRERGPGATASLAAALRQMERHDAADLLHGRPSWL from the exons ATGGCGCGCGGGAGCGTGCTCCTCCTGCTATGGGTGGTCGCCGTCTTAGCGGATAAACATG acgAACAAAGCTCCACTGAGCCTGAGCATACAACAAGTGCTCAAACACCGCCGATTCCATTGCGACCGGAGTATACACACCCAGCTGGCGTTGAAGCATTAGATCCATATAACTCAGAAAAGAATAATCCTGTACCTCACCATCGCGATTACTTGGAAGAAGATTATGATCACGAAACTCGAAAGGAAGATGAACATGAGAACAGGGAGGATGCAGACGAACTACCCTCTTTATCTGGAGATCACCTTCTTCACAGTTCAACAGATGATCTTCCTATGTTTCTATTGGAACCTCAAAACGCGTATGTGGTCCGTAATAAGCCGGCTATGTTGAGGTGTAGAGCGGCAAATGCTCTTCAAGTGTATTTTAAGTGTAATGAGGTGCGGTCAGTTGGGAGCACGCAATTTGAATTTGTGGACCCACAGAATGGTATTCGAATCGTAGAAGCCGAATGCAACGTGACAAGAGATCATTTAGAAGAATATTTTGGTGAGGACAGATTTTCATGCACGTGCCATGCTTGGAGTAGCCGCGGTGACATAAAAAGTCAGCCAGCTATAGTCGAGCTTGCTT ATCtgaaaaaacaatttgtgcTGTCACCGTCTCCAACATCTGTGGAGGCTGGGTCTGCAGCGTCACTGCGCTGTTCACCTCCGGCTGGGGCTCCGACTCCAAGGATCTCGTGGCTAAAGCACGGTATGCCGCTACAGCCTGACCACAACGTACTGATATCTGCCGAAGGAAACCTACTAATAACGAGGGCTACACAACAA GATATGGCAAACTACAGCTGTGTTGCGGAAAACATCGCCGGAAAAAGAGTATCGGAAGCTGCCACATTGACCGTTTATG TTAATGGCGGTTGGAGTTCATGGGGCCCGTGGACACAATGTCGCTGTAACGGTCACATAGCTGGCCAGCGACGCACGAGATCTTGTACGGAACCCCATCCCCTCAATGGCGGTGCACCCTGCCAAGGTCAAAGTGTACAAAAAACTGCCGACTGCGTTCTATGCCAGAGCG ATGGATTCAATGTGGATCTTCAAGTGTACGATAATACACAACAACTTCTTATCG CATCACCTGGTCGCTGGGGAGTTTGGACGGAATGGTCAGTCTGTGGTTCAGACTGTAGACAAACTAGAAGAAGATCTTGTGCTGGAGACGCTTGCTCCGGTGCTCAGGTACAACATGCTGACTGCGTCGGCGACTACTGCGGAGTTCACGGAG TCGCGGCGCACAGTGACATCCCTCTGTACATTGGTATAGCGGTGGCTGTGGTGGTATTCCTTGCGGGAGCGGCTGTCGTCTACAAACTCTTACAGAGAAAAACTCGGGACCATTCTCTGTACACTATGACAAGAACtg ATTTCCAACCAGAAATTTACCCGACAGTAGAGAAGCAATCTCTATCCCTAGCGCCAGACCTAATGCAGCATAGACCACCTCGTTATGAACACCCTCAGCCGGATCCAAGAACCGAACATCATTACGATGTGCCACATCTGACCAATAG TTACGCGTCGCCTGTCGACCATCAAGTGACTCCATGCGCCTCAAGCAAGGGCCAGAGCGATGAATATGACAGCAAACCATACACTGAATCCGAACATTCAGCCTCCAGTTGTTTTACTAGTT CTGGTTCGATGTACGATGCAGCGAACGAATCAGTGACGCTGCAACTAGCGGAACTCGTATCAAACTCACCAATATCTCAGTCACTTTCCGTATCGAGTTCCGGGGCAAGACTGGCTTTACCCGCTGCCGGTGTCGCTTTATCGATACCAGAAGGTGCAGTTAGTAGGGGACGACGTGAACAAATTTATGTAGCCGTAGTCAAAGACGACAGATATAGATCGAGGCTCGGTAAAG GTATCACGCAACTCAGTCCAGTAGTTAAATGCGGCCCGCCTCGTCTTCAGCTTAATAAGTCAGTTATCCTTCAAATACCTCACTGCGCTAGTCTTAAACACGGCTTCTGGAATCTTGCCCTGTACGCCATAGATCATAATAATGCGAAAGCCGACACACACCCCCAATGGAAGAAGGTCGTTAGTCTCGGACaagaaactataaatacaCCAGTTTTCACTCAATTGGACAGCGAAAAGATATACCTCGTTACGGACATGCTTTCAACATTTGTCCTTGTCGGTGAAAGTTTTAATGGGAAGGCAGTTAAAACACTACAATTAGCTATTTACGCACCTGCTATGATAACGGATTCTTGTACGGAATTTAATATACGTCTGTATATTTTCGAAGACACTCCATGTGCTCCTTACTACTGTCAGGAACAAGAAAAGAAATTGGGCGGAGTTTTACTCGAACGACCGAAAACTCTTTTATTCCAAGACGGAGGTTCGAATTTGTGTTTGAATTTAGAACATTTGAGTCCCGGCTGGAAAGCTAAACCGGGAATCGGATACCAGGAAATCCCTTTCAACCATGTATGGGGATCGAATTACAATGCACTGCACTGTAGTTTTGCATTAGAAAGGACTTACGACTGCGATAACATCGACTTTACAATCTCCGCTTGTCAAAGAACCAATCCATCTTATAAACAGACGTTCCGAATATTAATAGACGATCTACGTAGCCGCTCACCCCGCGGTCGTTCGCCCCGTGAATCTCAAAggagttttaatattactgaaaATCTTCTAGAGGCTAGAATGTGCCGAAGTGATGAAGGCAGCGATGGCAATCTCAAAAGGAATGTGACCGTCAATGAAACGGGTGTAAACGAGTGCGCTGAAAGTCCATTCAAATTAAGTGTAAGGGTCAAACGTCAGTTATGCGCTATATTAGACCCTCCGAATGCGCGTGGCAACGACTGGCGCGCGCTTGCGGCTCGCCTCGGAGTCGATCGCTACACGACATGGTTTGCCACTAAGAGCTCACCCACTGAGGCTATCCTGGAACTATGGGAGTGCAGAGAACGCGGTCCCGGCGCAACGGCTTCCCTCGCCGCCGCACTGCGTCAGATGGAACGACACGACGCAGCTGACCTACTACACGGAAGACCTTCTTGGTTATGA
- the LOC116765560 gene encoding netrin receptor UNC5B-like isoform X2, translating into MARGSVLLLLWVVAVLADKHDEQSSTEPEHTTSAQTPPIPLRPEYTHPAGVEALDPYNSEKNNPVPHHRDYLEEDYDHETRKEDEHENREDADELPSLSGDHLLHSSTDDLPMFLLEPQNAYVVRNKPAMLRCRAANALQVYFKCNEVRSVGSTQFEFVDPQNGIRIVEAECNVTRDHLEEYFGEDRFSCTCHAWSSRGDIKSQPAIVELAYLKKQFVLSPSPTSVEAGSAASLRCSPPAGAPTPRISWLKHGMPLQPDHNVLISAEGNLLITRATQQDMANYSCVAENIAGKRVSEAATLTVYVNGGWSSWGPWTQCRCNGHIAGQRRTRSCTEPHPLNGGAPCQGQSVQKTADCVLCQSASPGRWGVWTEWSVCGSDCRQTRRRSCAGDACSGAQVQHADCVGDYCGVHGVAAHSDIPLYIGIAVAVVVFLAGAAVVYKLLQRKTRDHSLYTMTRTDFQPEIYPTVEKQSLSLAPDLMQHRPPRYEHPQPDPRTEHHYDVPHLTNSYASPVDHQVTPCASSKGQSDEYDSKPYTESEHSASSCFTSSGSMYDAANESVTLQLAELVSNSPISQSLSVSSSGARLALPAAGVALSIPEGAVSRGRREQIYVAVVKDDRYRSRLGKGITQLSPVVKCGPPRLQLNKSVILQIPHCASLKHGFWNLALYAIDHNNAKADTHPQWKKVVSLGQETINTPVFTQLDSEKIYLVTDMLSTFVLVGESFNGKAVKTLQLAIYAPAMITDSCTEFNIRLYIFEDTPCAPYYCQEQEKKLGGVLLERPKTLLFQDGGSNLCLNLEHLSPGWKAKPGIGYQEIPFNHVWGSNYNALHCSFALERTYDCDNIDFTISACQRTNPSYKQTFRILIDDLRSRSPRGRSPRESQRSFNITENLLEARMCRSDEGSDGNLKRNVTVNETGVNECAESPFKLSVRVKRQLCAILDPPNARGNDWRALAARLGVDRYTTWFATKSSPTEAILELWECRERGPGATASLAAALRQMERHDAADLLHGRPSWL; encoded by the exons ATGGCGCGCGGGAGCGTGCTCCTCCTGCTATGGGTGGTCGCCGTCTTAGCGGATAAACATG acgAACAAAGCTCCACTGAGCCTGAGCATACAACAAGTGCTCAAACACCGCCGATTCCATTGCGACCGGAGTATACACACCCAGCTGGCGTTGAAGCATTAGATCCATATAACTCAGAAAAGAATAATCCTGTACCTCACCATCGCGATTACTTGGAAGAAGATTATGATCACGAAACTCGAAAGGAAGATGAACATGAGAACAGGGAGGATGCAGACGAACTACCCTCTTTATCTGGAGATCACCTTCTTCACAGTTCAACAGATGATCTTCCTATGTTTCTATTGGAACCTCAAAACGCGTATGTGGTCCGTAATAAGCCGGCTATGTTGAGGTGTAGAGCGGCAAATGCTCTTCAAGTGTATTTTAAGTGTAATGAGGTGCGGTCAGTTGGGAGCACGCAATTTGAATTTGTGGACCCACAGAATGGTATTCGAATCGTAGAAGCCGAATGCAACGTGACAAGAGATCATTTAGAAGAATATTTTGGTGAGGACAGATTTTCATGCACGTGCCATGCTTGGAGTAGCCGCGGTGACATAAAAAGTCAGCCAGCTATAGTCGAGCTTGCTT ATCtgaaaaaacaatttgtgcTGTCACCGTCTCCAACATCTGTGGAGGCTGGGTCTGCAGCGTCACTGCGCTGTTCACCTCCGGCTGGGGCTCCGACTCCAAGGATCTCGTGGCTAAAGCACGGTATGCCGCTACAGCCTGACCACAACGTACTGATATCTGCCGAAGGAAACCTACTAATAACGAGGGCTACACAACAA GATATGGCAAACTACAGCTGTGTTGCGGAAAACATCGCCGGAAAAAGAGTATCGGAAGCTGCCACATTGACCGTTTATG TTAATGGCGGTTGGAGTTCATGGGGCCCGTGGACACAATGTCGCTGTAACGGTCACATAGCTGGCCAGCGACGCACGAGATCTTGTACGGAACCCCATCCCCTCAATGGCGGTGCACCCTGCCAAGGTCAAAGTGTACAAAAAACTGCCGACTGCGTTCTATGCCAGAGCG CATCACCTGGTCGCTGGGGAGTTTGGACGGAATGGTCAGTCTGTGGTTCAGACTGTAGACAAACTAGAAGAAGATCTTGTGCTGGAGACGCTTGCTCCGGTGCTCAGGTACAACATGCTGACTGCGTCGGCGACTACTGCGGAGTTCACGGAG TCGCGGCGCACAGTGACATCCCTCTGTACATTGGTATAGCGGTGGCTGTGGTGGTATTCCTTGCGGGAGCGGCTGTCGTCTACAAACTCTTACAGAGAAAAACTCGGGACCATTCTCTGTACACTATGACAAGAACtg ATTTCCAACCAGAAATTTACCCGACAGTAGAGAAGCAATCTCTATCCCTAGCGCCAGACCTAATGCAGCATAGACCACCTCGTTATGAACACCCTCAGCCGGATCCAAGAACCGAACATCATTACGATGTGCCACATCTGACCAATAG TTACGCGTCGCCTGTCGACCATCAAGTGACTCCATGCGCCTCAAGCAAGGGCCAGAGCGATGAATATGACAGCAAACCATACACTGAATCCGAACATTCAGCCTCCAGTTGTTTTACTAGTT CTGGTTCGATGTACGATGCAGCGAACGAATCAGTGACGCTGCAACTAGCGGAACTCGTATCAAACTCACCAATATCTCAGTCACTTTCCGTATCGAGTTCCGGGGCAAGACTGGCTTTACCCGCTGCCGGTGTCGCTTTATCGATACCAGAAGGTGCAGTTAGTAGGGGACGACGTGAACAAATTTATGTAGCCGTAGTCAAAGACGACAGATATAGATCGAGGCTCGGTAAAG GTATCACGCAACTCAGTCCAGTAGTTAAATGCGGCCCGCCTCGTCTTCAGCTTAATAAGTCAGTTATCCTTCAAATACCTCACTGCGCTAGTCTTAAACACGGCTTCTGGAATCTTGCCCTGTACGCCATAGATCATAATAATGCGAAAGCCGACACACACCCCCAATGGAAGAAGGTCGTTAGTCTCGGACaagaaactataaatacaCCAGTTTTCACTCAATTGGACAGCGAAAAGATATACCTCGTTACGGACATGCTTTCAACATTTGTCCTTGTCGGTGAAAGTTTTAATGGGAAGGCAGTTAAAACACTACAATTAGCTATTTACGCACCTGCTATGATAACGGATTCTTGTACGGAATTTAATATACGTCTGTATATTTTCGAAGACACTCCATGTGCTCCTTACTACTGTCAGGAACAAGAAAAGAAATTGGGCGGAGTTTTACTCGAACGACCGAAAACTCTTTTATTCCAAGACGGAGGTTCGAATTTGTGTTTGAATTTAGAACATTTGAGTCCCGGCTGGAAAGCTAAACCGGGAATCGGATACCAGGAAATCCCTTTCAACCATGTATGGGGATCGAATTACAATGCACTGCACTGTAGTTTTGCATTAGAAAGGACTTACGACTGCGATAACATCGACTTTACAATCTCCGCTTGTCAAAGAACCAATCCATCTTATAAACAGACGTTCCGAATATTAATAGACGATCTACGTAGCCGCTCACCCCGCGGTCGTTCGCCCCGTGAATCTCAAAggagttttaatattactgaaaATCTTCTAGAGGCTAGAATGTGCCGAAGTGATGAAGGCAGCGATGGCAATCTCAAAAGGAATGTGACCGTCAATGAAACGGGTGTAAACGAGTGCGCTGAAAGTCCATTCAAATTAAGTGTAAGGGTCAAACGTCAGTTATGCGCTATATTAGACCCTCCGAATGCGCGTGGCAACGACTGGCGCGCGCTTGCGGCTCGCCTCGGAGTCGATCGCTACACGACATGGTTTGCCACTAAGAGCTCACCCACTGAGGCTATCCTGGAACTATGGGAGTGCAGAGAACGCGGTCCCGGCGCAACGGCTTCCCTCGCCGCCGCACTGCGTCAGATGGAACGACACGACGCAGCTGACCTACTACACGGAAGACCTTCTTGGTTATGA